In Gimesia panareensis, the genomic window CGCCTTGCAGGAACTCATGAAGGATACCGAGTTCACATGGGGGAGTTCCGTGAATGGGGACCTGAGCGAGAATATGATGTTGTTGCTCGACTGACTTGTGATGATGAAGAACATTTAGTGAAACTTGAATTCCTGGACTCGAATTCAGATGATCCCTGCCTGATTTTAGAACAAAACAATGATGGCCAGATCATTGTCAAAAAGATAAACCTGGGGTAACAGATTGAAGATCACTGTACATCGTGGGACGAAGGAAGTGGGTGGCACTTGCATCGAAGTCTGCTCATCAGATTCACGGGTCATTCTTGATATAGGAATGCCTCTGTTTGACGAAGACCGAAACGTTCTTGATACTTCCAGTTTTTGGCGACACTCAACCGAAGAACTCCAGAAAAGTGGTATTATCCCCAATGTGCCAGGACTATTCGGAGATGGCCCTCCCCCTAATGCCATTTTTCTATCGCACGCTCACCTGGATCACACCGGTTTACTCAATCGCTCCCAAGAGTCCATTCCTGTTTATGCCAGTCGTGGCACCAGCAAGATGATGCTGGCTGGAAGTTTGTTTGCGAGACAGGTTGAACTCCCGAAAGAACGGTTTCGAGAGATCGAACCGGAAAAACCGGTTAGGATTGGAGACTTTACCATCACTGGATATTCAGTCGATCATTCTATCTATGGTTGTCTAGCTTATCTGATCGAGGCTGACGGAAAGTCTGTTTTATACACAGGCGATCTCAGATTTCATGGGCGTAAGCCTGGTATGATCCGACGATTCATTGAAGTGTTCCAGGAGAAAACAATTGATGCCATGCTGATGGAGGGAACCCATTTTGGATTCCCGGATGGTAATCTTGATGATGAATATGAGCTCGAAGCGGAAATCACGAAGCTTGTCAAAGATTGTGAGAGCCTTGTTCTGGCTTCACTCTCCCCTCAACACGAAAGCCGACTCGTGAGTTTTATCAGGGCCGCCAAGAAGACAGGACGTACGTTCGTTGCTGATGTCTATACGGCTTTCATAATGCATCTGCTTCAAAACGAGCTCCCACTTCCTCAGCCAGAACCTGATGGGCTCGTTCGTGTCTATGTCCCCCAAGCACTCAGAGAATCTAATCCCCGAAGTGGAAAGGCTAAACAAATCGAACGATTCCTAGATTCTGAAATCACCATGACAGAAATCTGCAATCAGCCGGATCAATTCCTGATGGTCTTTCGAGCCTCAATGCTTGATGATTTTGGCGATCAATTCCCTGGTGCAGCTCGTTGCCTGTACTCACGCTGGCATGGATATCTGGAGCAACCGGAGTGGGAGACAGTCAGAGAGAAACTTAAGTCTGTGAATGGAGATCTCTACGAAGTCCACACCAGTGGCCACATGCTGTCAGCTGATATCGTCTGCCTGATTGAGAAGATGAATCCCAAAACCATCATTCCTGTCCACACTTTTGAGCCTGAGCAGTTTAAAAAGCACTTTGACAATGTGGTACAGATTCAGGATGGAGTTGAATACGAAATATCTTGAAAATGGGCTAAGCTGATGTGTCAGAAGGCTTCAGGGTCGAAGACACGGGAATAGCCTCCGTTTCGTAAATTCAGGTTACAGCCATTTTTACAAAGAATAACACCGGATGCTTCCTCGGCTAATCCATCCATGAGCACTTGCCACTCTCCGTTCTCCTCTAAGATTGATTGAATATCATCTTGACCACAACCACCGATTACGAGCACGGGCTTTCTCAGAAGCGGTAAGGGACTTTGTTCTGGAATCTCTACTAGCCGATTGGCAAGACCCAGACGACGTTTCAAGGAGATTGATGACTCACAGCTATTTATTATGCATTCATGAGAGGTCTCAATTCGAGTACGGTAACGACGAAGCTGGTCAATGACCTCTGGCATTTCACCATCCAGTGAACGAAGTCGTGAGTCATGCAAGCCTTTGACTTCTACCAACGCAAGTGCATTCAAACCAGTGTCATAATGACAAACATCAATCTTATCTGTCTCTGGCTGACCTGGCTCTTGGAACTTTAGCTCCTGATCCACGATCTGATTCTCCGGACGAGATACGATTCCATGCACTATATTGGCTTCTGGACTTCCTGAAACGGATTTCATCATCCTCTTGTACTCACGGAGTATGTCAGGGGCAAATTGGCCTAAAGGCATAGGTTGGGGAGCTGCATTAAAGTTCAATCCATTCTCTCCACTTGCAATGCTGAGATAATCTGAACCTTCAGGCCGTTGTAGCGGCACATACTTATAATGAATCTTTCCAGTCAACTGATTATCTACCAGACGAATCTCGCGGAGTAAGGCCGCACCACGATAATAAACCGTAACGTAGTTATCACGAACTTCCAACTGGAGTTCCCGATCATCAACAAGATTGGCGATCAAAGGAACAAGCAAATTAATCATCTCATCGGAAAGTCGTCGTCTTAACATTTGTTGCTCCTTGATGCGAGCTCTGAGAATACTGTCCATCCCCAATGGGTAGGTAAAGTATGTCGACATAGTCTGACAGCTGTGGGTCACACATTATGTGTCATAGAGAAAATATCCTCTGAGACGATGAGCCTGAAACAGACGCTCGTAGCAAAGAGATCGAAAAAACAGGCACATTATCATATCCATAAAAATCATAGACTGCCGGGAGATCAGCGACCCAATGCTGACAACGCCATGTGTTGAAATAGGACCATGGCAAAAAAGAAGTCACATACAGAAAGAAGAGATGCCGATCGAAGAGTCCGCCAATGTGAGCGACTGGCTCGACTCATGCAAGTACTCCATCTAATAGGAGGTAAGGGACGCTGGAATGCCACGGCACTCGCGGAAGAACTGGAATGTTCAACGAGAACAATTCACCGGCTAATGCAAACGCTCTCCATGGCTGGTGTTCCTTGGTACTTCGACGAGAAACTCAAGGTGTAAACAGCGGCCAGAAAACGTAGCGCCTGTCGGGTAGTGGCAAATCGGTATAAAAACGTAGCGCCCAGATGACCACCTGTTGGTTTTGGGTCAGACTCTCAGTATATGAGTCAGTTCTGATCCGGAAACAGCGGGGGCAAGGGTGATTACAGATATGGAGTTATGGGGTGAGATCCGTCGGCGTGTTCTGACCGGAGAAATCAGTCAACGTGCTGCTCGTGACGAGTACGGTATTCACTGGGACACGCTGCAAAAAATACTGACCTACTCGGAGCCGCCGGGATACCGGCTGACTAAGCCCCGGCCTTCCAAGCTGGAGCCGTTTCTGCCGATCATTCATGAGATTCTGCAGAACGACCGCAGCGTGCATCGCAAACAGCGCCATACGGGGAAGCGCATCTTCGAACGTCTGCGGGACGAACACGGGTATTCCGGTGGAATCACGATCGTCCGGGAAGCCATCCGTGACTGGAAAGCCCAGTCCCGCGAGGTTTTCCTGCCGCTCCGCCATCCCCCGGGCGAAGCCCAGGTGGACTTCGGCTTTGCCGATGTCTGGCTGGACGGAACACTGACCAAAGTCGCCCTGTTTGTGATGACGTTACCTTATTCGGACGCGATTTTTATCCAGGCCTTTCCCCGGGAATGTACGGAAGCCTTTCTGGAAGGACACAAGCGGGCCTTTGAATTTCTGGGCGGTGTACCGCAGCGGATCAGCTATGACAACTCGAAAATCGCAGTAGCCAGTCTGGTAGGGAACCGTGAGCGAAAAGTAACGACCGAGTTCCTGCGTCTGAAAAGCCACTTTCTGTTTGACGATCATTTCTGTCTGGTACGACGACCGAATGAGAAAGGCCATGTCGAGCGGTTGCTGGACTATGCCCGCAGCAACTTCCTGGTCCCCGTTCCCCGGGTTGCTTCCCTGGAGACTCTGAACGAGCAGTTAGTGCAATGCTGCCGGAACGATCTGCAGCGTCAGTTGCGGGGACAGGCTTCCCCCAAACAGAGCCTGCTGGCGGAAGAACAACGGGAATTCCTGCGGCCCCTGCCACAGCAGACGTTCGAAGCCTGCCGACTGGGACAGGCACACGCCGACTCCCTGTCGCTGGTCCGCTTTGATACCAACAGTTACTCGGTTCCCACAAAATACGCGCATCGTCAGATCACTATCGTGGCCACCATCACCGAAGTGCGGCTGTTGTTTGAAGAGACGTTAATCGCCCGGCACCAGCGGGACTGGGGACGGGAACAGACCCGTTTTAACCCGATTCATTACCTGAGTTTACTGGAACGGAAGCCGGGAGGCTTTGATCATGCCCGCCCCCTGGAAGACTGGGATCTGCCGGTCTGTCTGGGCATTCTCCGCCGTCGGCTGGAAGCCGAACTGCAGTCAGACGGCACGCGGGAGTTCATCAAGGTGCTGCGCCTGCTGGAACACCATCCGTTATCCGCACTGAAGCGTGCGGTGGAATACGCGCTGGACATTGATGCGACCCGCGCTTCTGCCATTCGCCTGATTCTGGAATACCAGCAGGAGTCACCGCTGACTCTGTTCAGCCTGGAAGGCCGTCCCCACCTGAAGCTGGTACAGGTGGCACAGACGGATGTTTCTGCTTACCAGTCCCTGTTAATCGGAGGTTAAACGTGACCAGAAAACAAACCAAAAGCCTGGTGCTGCTGCAGCACCATCTCAAGAACCTGAGGCTGCCCACCATCCTCAGAGAATGCGAAAAGATCGCCGCCCGTTGTGCCACTGACAATGTCGACCATCTGGGATTCCTGTTACAGTTATGTGAACTGGAACTGATTGAACGGGAACGCCGGGCCGCGGAACGACGTCTGAAGGCCGCGAAGTTCCCGACGTATAAGACCCTGGAAACGTTCGATTTTCAGGTCCAGCCCGGCCTCAACAAACTGCTGGTCAGCGAACTGATGCGGGGTGAGTTTATCGAGCAGCGGGAGAATATCCTGCTGGTGGGCAATTCCGGCACCGGCAAGACGCACCTGGCAGTCGCCCTGGGGATTGCCGCCTGCGGCCAGGGAAAGCGGGTCCGCTTTTACCAGGTCACAGAACTGATTACCCAGTTAATGGAAGCCCGCGAACAGCGGGAGTTAACCCGCCTGAAAAAGCAGCTCGCGAAACTCGATCTGCTGATTCTGGATGAACTGGGATATGTCCCCGCAAGTAAACTCGGCTCCGAGTTGCTGTTCGACGTGATCAGCACGGCTTACGAACGTTTCAGCCTGATCGTAACGACCAATCTCCCCTTTGAAAACTGGACCGAGGTCCTGGGCAGCGAACGGCTGACGGGGGCCACACTCGACCGGCTCACCCATCGTTGCCATATCCTGGAAACCACTGGTGAAAGTTACCGGTTACAGGACGCCAAACGGCGGCACACAAAAAGCTCAAGCAAGCAACCGCGACTGACGAAATAACAAAAGACCACGCATTCGTCCCCAAACAGCCACATCAGGACGAATCCTGCACAGACAGCGCTACGGTTTTCAACCGGCACGCGCTACGTTTTCTGACCGTTGTTTACATCAAGGCTTATAAAATCCGTCCTGGCTATAAGTTTCCAGTATTGGAGGACCAAAGCTTGGCCAGGAAGACACAAAATATGCCAGAGGAACTTGAGGAAGTAGCAGAAAAGCTGGTTCAAGATATGGAAGCCCTTACTTCATCCCTCAAAGAATTCCTGAACGCTTTGAAGTCAGCAACCGGAAAAGGGTGAAGAGCTGGGAACAGGACAAACAACACATCTAAACCACAATCCACCATCCGACATA contains:
- a CDS encoding MBL fold metallo-hydrolase; translated protein: MPLFDEDRNVLDTSSFWRHSTEELQKSGIIPNVPGLFGDGPPPNAIFLSHAHLDHTGLLNRSQESIPVYASRGTSKMMLAGSLFARQVELPKERFREIEPEKPVRIGDFTITGYSVDHSIYGCLAYLIEADGKSVLYTGDLRFHGRKPGMIRRFIEVFQEKTIDAMLMEGTHFGFPDGNLDDEYELEAEITKLVKDCESLVLASLSPQHESRLVSFIRAAKKTGRTFVADVYTAFIMHLLQNELPLPQPEPDGLVRVYVPQALRESNPRSGKAKQIERFLDSEITMTEICNQPDQFLMVFRASMLDDFGDQFPGAARCLYSRWHGYLEQPEWETVREKLKSVNGDLYEVHTSGHMLSADIVCLIEKMNPKTIIPVHTFEPEQFKKHFDNVVQIQDGVEYEIS
- a CDS encoding HTH domain-containing protein, with the protein product MQVLHLIGGKGRWNATALAEELECSTRTIHRLMQTLSMAGVPWYFDEKLKV
- the istA gene encoding IS21 family transposase, with the protein product MELWGEIRRRVLTGEISQRAARDEYGIHWDTLQKILTYSEPPGYRLTKPRPSKLEPFLPIIHEILQNDRSVHRKQRHTGKRIFERLRDEHGYSGGITIVREAIRDWKAQSREVFLPLRHPPGEAQVDFGFADVWLDGTLTKVALFVMTLPYSDAIFIQAFPRECTEAFLEGHKRAFEFLGGVPQRISYDNSKIAVASLVGNRERKVTTEFLRLKSHFLFDDHFCLVRRPNEKGHVERLLDYARSNFLVPVPRVASLETLNEQLVQCCRNDLQRQLRGQASPKQSLLAEEQREFLRPLPQQTFEACRLGQAHADSLSLVRFDTNSYSVPTKYAHRQITIVATITEVRLLFEETLIARHQRDWGREQTRFNPIHYLSLLERKPGGFDHARPLEDWDLPVCLGILRRRLEAELQSDGTREFIKVLRLLEHHPLSALKRAVEYALDIDATRASAIRLILEYQQESPLTLFSLEGRPHLKLVQVAQTDVSAYQSLLIGG
- the istB gene encoding IS21-like element helper ATPase IstB: MTRKQTKSLVLLQHHLKNLRLPTILRECEKIAARCATDNVDHLGFLLQLCELELIERERRAAERRLKAAKFPTYKTLETFDFQVQPGLNKLLVSELMRGEFIEQRENILLVGNSGTGKTHLAVALGIAACGQGKRVRFYQVTELITQLMEAREQRELTRLKKQLAKLDLLILDELGYVPASKLGSELLFDVISTAYERFSLIVTTNLPFENWTEVLGSERLTGATLDRLTHRCHILETTGESYRLQDAKRRHTKSSSKQPRLTK